In Nitrospirota bacterium, a single genomic region encodes these proteins:
- a CDS encoding type II toxin-antitoxin system HicB family antitoxin: protein MKTKFNMIYWKGDKFWVGKLLEHPEIMTQGATLEELEENMREAYIMMTMEDVPKKHKVKKLELAV from the coding sequence ATGAAAACTAAATTTAATATGATCTATTGGAAGGGGGATAAATTTTGGGTAGGCAAACTACTCGAACATCCGGAAATTATGACACAGGGGGCAACACTGGAGGAACTTGAAGAAAACATGAGAGAAGCATATATAATGATGACGATGGAAGATGTTCCTAAAAAACATAAGGTTAAGAAACTTGAATTGGCAGTATGA
- a CDS encoding type II toxin-antitoxin system HicA family toxin, whose product MKRKDLIRRLTDEGCILVRHGSRHDLYKNPTTGKKQPIPRHNEIDDNLAKHIIKELT is encoded by the coding sequence ATGAAGAGAAAGGACCTCATCAGGAGGTTAACCGATGAAGGATGCATTCTCGTAAGACATGGTAGCCGACATGATCTCTATAAAAATCCAACCACTGGCAAGAAACAGCCTATCCCGAGGCACAACGAAATAGACGACAATCTTGCAAAACACATAATAAAAGAACTGACATAA
- a CDS encoding CopG family transcriptional regulator — MNDITKARRPGQEQKRVNIDFPLWMIQLLDKEAKRLGVPRQSIIKVWVAERLERSS; from the coding sequence ATGAACGATATAACAAAAGCAAGGAGACCCGGACAGGAACAAAAACGGGTAAATATTGATTTCCCATTATGGATGATTCAGTTATTGGATAAAGAAGCAAAGCGTTTGGGAGTGCCTCGACAATCCATAATCAAAGTCTGGGTAGCAGAACGTCTTGAAAGGTCATCTTGA
- a CDS encoding GNAT family N-acetyltransferase, which yields MEIVGNKIKLIPARQIDREKIYSWLCQSDLTSSIMGPPKYPDHPIPTLENFCNEYPLSFFNASGDGKGRVFIITANGEEVGTVGYDLLDKEKDRAVLDIWMKAEQYCGHGYGSDALNTLSSYIHNNYGISNLLISPSERNKRAVAAYKKAGFEYVKTMAKKEQEKEFGLSEYNDNLLMIKRLITKQSS from the coding sequence ATGGAAATTGTCGGAAATAAAATAAAATTAATACCTGCTAGACAGATAGACCGTGAAAAAATATATAGTTGGCTTTGCCAATCAGACCTAACCTCCTCTATAATGGGGCCTCCTAAATACCCTGATCACCCAATACCTACATTAGAAAATTTTTGCAACGAATATCCTTTATCTTTTTTCAATGCATCTGGTGACGGAAAAGGCAGAGTTTTTATTATTACAGCAAATGGTGAAGAAGTAGGTACGGTGGGTTACGATCTTCTTGATAAAGAAAAGGACAGAGCCGTACTGGATATATGGATGAAAGCAGAACAATATTGTGGGCACGGTTATGGTAGCGACGCTCTAAATACTCTTTCTTCCTATATACATAACAATTATGGTATTTCTAATTTGTTGATATCCCCATCGGAAAGGAATAAACGTGCGGTAGCAGCTTATAAAAAAGCTGGATTTGAATACGTAAAAACTATGGCCAAAAAAGAACAAGAAAAAGAGTTCGGATTATCAGAATACAATGATAATCTATTAATGATAAAAAGGCTTATAACAAAGCAATCCAGCTGA
- a CDS encoding helix-turn-helix transcriptional regulator: protein MKALKSVYRPAKSHAVLTTGETIRMLRELKGWTQAELARRSGISVTNISLLENEKIEIGKKRAEQLAKSFDIHPAIIMFPEYEAREIERAA, encoded by the coding sequence ATGAAAGCTTTAAAAAGTGTTTACAGGCCGGCAAAGTCCCATGCTGTTCTAACAACAGGCGAGACTATTCGGATGCTCCGCGAATTGAAAGGTTGGACTCAGGCCGAACTTGCACGCCGGTCTGGTATAAGTGTAACGAATATAAGCCTTTTGGAAAATGAGAAAATAGAAATTGGCAAAAAGCGTGCTGAGCAACTTGCAAAGTCATTTGACATCCATCCTGCAATAATTATGTTCCCGGAGTATGAAGCAAGGGAAATCGAAAGGGCAGCATAA
- the ilvD gene encoding dihydroxy-acid dehydratase, producing the protein MRSRIIKEGLERVPHRALLYATGISKSEMKKPFIGVATSFTDIIPGHIGMRDLERFIEKGIHAAGGYPFMFGIPGICDGIAMGHTGMHYSLPSRELIADMVETITQAHQLDGLVLLTNCDKITPGMLMAAARINIPAIVVTAGPMLSGRLRGRRLSLVNDTFEAIGKYKKGLLKKDELDALEICACPGAGSCQGMYTANTMACITEALGMSLPGCATALAVSADKRRIAFESGQRIVTLIKDNVTPRKIMTRKSFENAIMVDLALGGSTNTVLHIPAIAHDAGVDLPLETFDILSRKTPHIANMLPGGEHYLEDLDWAGGIPAVMKRLRKNLNNAATVSGRKIFGIADAAIVVDENVIRPLNKPYHKEGGIAILRGNLAPDGAVVKQSAVSQKMMKIEGRAKVFNSEEDGMKAILNGKIRAGDVVVIRYEGPKGGPGMREMLSPTAAIAGMGLSESVALITDGRFSGGTRGPCIGHISPEAMEGGTIAILRDGDRIKIDIPKRRIDALLSDREIKERLSVWKPVRPKITKGYLARYARMVSSAGNGAVMK; encoded by the coding sequence ATGAGAAGCAGGATCATCAAAGAGGGACTTGAGCGGGTGCCGCACAGGGCGCTTCTCTATGCGACGGGAATATCGAAAAGCGAAATGAAAAAACCGTTTATCGGCGTTGCCACAAGTTTTACCGATATCATTCCCGGGCACATCGGCATGAGGGACCTCGAAAGATTCATAGAAAAGGGAATCCATGCCGCAGGAGGGTATCCGTTTATGTTCGGAATCCCGGGCATCTGCGACGGTATCGCCATGGGGCATACCGGAATGCATTATTCACTGCCGTCAAGGGAACTTATTGCGGATATGGTCGAGACGATTACCCAGGCACATCAGCTTGACGGGCTTGTGCTGCTGACCAACTGTGACAAGATTACCCCCGGAATGCTCATGGCTGCGGCAAGGATTAATATCCCGGCTATTGTGGTGACTGCCGGTCCCATGCTTTCCGGCCGTCTGAGAGGGCGGCGGCTCTCCCTGGTCAATGACACCTTTGAGGCGATAGGGAAATACAAGAAAGGCCTTCTGAAGAAGGATGAGCTGGATGCCCTTGAGATATGCGCATGCCCCGGTGCCGGATCATGCCAGGGCATGTACACCGCCAACACCATGGCATGTATCACTGAGGCCCTCGGCATGAGCCTTCCGGGATGCGCAACCGCGCTCGCGGTATCGGCTGACAAAAGAAGGATCGCGTTTGAAAGCGGACAGAGGATCGTTACCTTAATAAAAGATAATGTAACCCCGCGAAAAATAATGACACGGAAGTCCTTCGAAAATGCAATTATGGTCGATCTTGCACTCGGGGGATCGACGAATACTGTTCTGCATATTCCCGCAATCGCTCATGACGCCGGGGTTGACCTCCCGCTGGAGACATTTGATATCCTGAGCAGGAAGACCCCGCATATCGCCAATATGCTTCCCGGCGGAGAGCATTACCTCGAGGACCTCGACTGGGCAGGGGGTATCCCTGCGGTAATGAAACGGTTGCGAAAAAATCTGAATAATGCTGCCACAGTCAGTGGCAGAAAAATTTTCGGTATCGCTGATGCCGCGATTGTTGTTGACGAAAACGTGATAAGACCGTTAAACAAGCCATATCACAAAGAAGGCGGGATAGCGATACTCAGGGGAAACCTCGCGCCTGACGGAGCGGTGGTGAAACAGTCTGCGGTGAGTCAGAAGATGATGAAGATTGAAGGCAGGGCAAAGGTATTCAATTCCGAAGAGGACGGCATGAAGGCAATCCTTAACGGAAAAATCAGGGCAGGAGATGTCGTGGTGATCAGGTATGAAGGTCCGAAAGGCGGTCCCGGCATGAGAGAAATGCTCTCGCCAACAGCCGCAATCGCAGGGATGGGCCTGAGCGAATCAGTCGCTTTGATCACTGACGGGAGATTCTCGGGTGGTACAAGAGGCCCCTGCATAGGGCATATCTCACCTGAAGCAATGGAAGGCGGGACGATCGCGATTCTCAGGGACGGTGACAGGATAAAGATCGATATCCCGAAAAGAAGAATCGATGCCCTGTTATCCGACAGGGAGATAAAAGAGCGGCTCAGTGTTTGGAAGCCTGTCAGGCCCAAGATCACAAAAGGCTATCTTGCACGATATGCACGCATGGTGAGTTCTGCAGGAAACGGCGCGGTAATGAAGTGA